From a single Callithrix jacchus isolate 240 chromosome 5, calJac240_pri, whole genome shotgun sequence genomic region:
- the NKIRAS2 gene encoding NF-kappa-B inhibitor-interacting Ras-like protein 2 isoform X2 — MGKSCKVVVCGQASVGKTSILEQLLYGNHVVGSEMIETQEDIYVGSIETDRGVREQVRFYDTRGLRDGAELPRHCFSCTDGYVLVYSTDSRESFQRVELLKKEIDKSKDKKEVTIVVLGNKCDLQEQRRVDPDVAQHWAKSEKVKLWEVSVADRRSLLEPFVYLASKMTQPQSKSTFPLSRKNKGSGSLDG, encoded by the exons ATGGGGAAGAGCTGCAAGGTGGTCGTGTGTGGCCAGGCGTCTGTGGGCAAAACTTCAATTCTAGAGCAGCTGCTGTATGGGAACCATGTAGTGG GTTCGGAGATGATCGAGACGCAGGAGGACATCTACGTAGGTTCCATTGAGACAGACCGAGGGGTGCGAGAGCAGGTGCGTTTCTACGACACTCGGGGGCTCCGAGACGGGGCCGAACTGCCCCGACACTGCTTCTCCTGCACTGATGGCTACGTCCTGGTCTACAGCACAGATAGCAGAGAGTCCTTTCAACGCGTAGAGCTGCTCAAAAAGGAGATTGACAAATCCAAGGACAAGAAGGAG GTCACCATCGTGGTCCTTGGCAACAAGTGTGACCTACAGGAGCAGCGGCGTGTAGACCCAGATGTGGCTCAGCATTGGGCCAAGTCAGAGAAGGTGAAGCTGTGGGAGGTGTCAGTGGCGGACCGGCGCTCCCTCCTAGAGCCTTTCGTCTACCTGGCCAGCAAGATGACCCAACCCCAGAGCAAGTCTACCTTCCCCCTCAGCCGTAAGAACAAGGGCAGCGGCTCCTTGGATGGCTGA
- the NKIRAS2 gene encoding NF-kappa-B inhibitor-interacting Ras-like protein 2 isoform X1 produces MEPRTLGSRAHPGQILAVIPPPVSRGSCAALACSSCRNSSCLTEAGGAGRRRGRGPAEPTPAREEDWSLCGGAVPPLVPARSEGPAGAAGAAGGSEMIETQEDIYVGSIETDRGVREQVRFYDTRGLRDGAELPRHCFSCTDGYVLVYSTDSRESFQRVELLKKEIDKSKDKKEVTIVVLGNKCDLQEQRRVDPDVAQHWAKSEKVKLWEVSVADRRSLLEPFVYLASKMTQPQSKSTFPLSRKNKGSGSLDG; encoded by the exons ATGGAGCCTAGAACCTTGGGCTCCCGCGCACACCCAGGCCAGATCCTGGCCGTCATTCCCCCGCCGGTCTCTCGGGGGAGCTGCGCGGCACTCGCCTGCTCTTCGTGCCGGAATTCGTCTTGCCTGACGGAAGCTGGGGGGGCGGGCaggcggcgggggcggggcccaGCGGAGCCTACCCCGGCCCGGGAGGAAGACTGGAGCCTTTGCGGcggcgctgtccctcccctggttcCCGCGCGCTCCGAGGGTCCGGCTGGTGCTGCGGGGGCCGCAGGAG GTTCGGAGATGATCGAGACGCAGGAGGACATCTACGTAGGTTCCATTGAGACAGACCGAGGGGTGCGAGAGCAGGTGCGTTTCTACGACACTCGGGGGCTCCGAGACGGGGCCGAACTGCCCCGACACTGCTTCTCCTGCACTGATGGCTACGTCCTGGTCTACAGCACAGATAGCAGAGAGTCCTTTCAACGCGTAGAGCTGCTCAAAAAGGAGATTGACAAATCCAAGGACAAGAAGGAG GTCACCATCGTGGTCCTTGGCAACAAGTGTGACCTACAGGAGCAGCGGCGTGTAGACCCAGATGTGGCTCAGCATTGGGCCAAGTCAGAGAAGGTGAAGCTGTGGGAGGTGTCAGTGGCGGACCGGCGCTCCCTCCTAGAGCCTTTCGTCTACCTGGCCAGCAAGATGACCCAACCCCAGAGCAAGTCTACCTTCCCCCTCAGCCGTAAGAACAAGGGCAGCGGCTCCTTGGATGGCTGA
- the ZNF385C gene encoding zinc finger protein 385C isoform X15, which produces MDPVQKAVISHTFGVPSPLKKKLFISCNICHLRFNSANQAEAHYKGHKHARKLKAVEAAKSKQRPHTQAQDGAVVSPVPTLASGAPGEPQSKAVPAVPPPLQPAPTPDPTSREPAHSDLLDAASSSSSSSCPPCSPEPGREAPGPEPAAAAVGSSVSGEGRSEKGHLYCPTCKVTVNSASQLQAHNTGAKHRWMVEGQRGAPRRGRGHPMSRGGTGHKAKRVTGGRGGRQGPSPAFHCALCQLQVNSETQLKQHMSSRRHKDRLAGKPPKPSSQHSKLQKHTALAVSILKSKLALQKQLTKTLAARFLPSPIPTAATAICALPGPLALRPAPTAATALFPAPILGPALFRTPAGAVRPATGPIVLAPY; this is translated from the exons ATGGACCCTGTCCAGAAAGCTGTCATCAGCCACACGTTTGGGGTCCCCTCCCCTCTGAAGAAGAAGCTCTTCATTTCCTGTAACATCTGTCACTTGAGGTTCAACTCAGCG aaCCAGGCTGAGGCACATTATAAAGGCCACAAACATGCCAGAAAACTCAAGGCTGTCGAGGCTGCCAAGAGCAAGCAGAGGCCACACACCCAGGCCCAGGATGGGGCTGTGGTGTCCCCAGTCCCAACGCTGGCCAGTGGAGCCCCTGGAGAGCCACAGAGTAAAG CAGTTCCTGCAGTACCGCCTCCACTCCAGCCAGCACCGACTCCGGACCCTACATCCAGGGAACCAGCCCACTCAGACCTCTTGGAtgctgcctcctcttcctcttcttcctcctgcccACCTTGCTCCCCAGAGCCTGGGAGAGAGGCACCGGGGCCTGAGCCAGCAGCAGCTGCCGTGGGAAGCAGCGTGAGTGGGGAAGGCAGGAGCGAGAAGGGGCACCTCTACTGCCCCACGTGTAAGGTGACGGTGAACTCGGCCTCCCAGCTTCAGGCTCACAACACAG GAGCCAAGCACCGGTGGATGGTGGAAGGTCAGCGAGGGGCTCCCCGGAGGGGCCGGGGCCACCCAATGTCCAGGGGAGGCACCGGTCACAAGGCCAAGAGAGTGACAGGGGGTCGGGGAGGCCGGCAGGGGCCCAGCCCCGCTTTCCACTGTGCCCTCTGTCAGCTCCAGGTCAATTCAGAGACCCAACTCAAGCAG CACATGAGCAGCAGGAGGCACAAAGACCGCCTGGCCGGGAAGCCCCCCAAGCCCTCCAGCCAGCACAGCAAGCTGCAGAAGCACACAGCGCTGGCTGTGAGTATCCTCAAG TCTAAACTGGCCCTGCAGAAGCAACTCACCAAGACGCTGGCAGCCCGCTTCCTGCCCAGCCCGATCCCCACCGCAGCCACTGCCATCTGCGCCCTGCCAGGGCCCCTGGCTCTCCGCCCTGCCCCTACAGCAGCCACTGCCCTCTTCCCGGCTCCGATCCTGGGCCCAGCTCTGTTTCGCACCCCAGCAGGAGCCGTCCGCCCTGCCACAGGACCTATTGTGCTTGCCCCTTATTAG